One part of the Nitrospira sp. genome encodes these proteins:
- a CDS encoding dihydroorotase, producing MKLLIQGGHVIDPGRVNGVADVLIDNGAIAAVGPKLAVPAGATVIPAAGRLVVPGFVDLHVHFREPGFEYKETIQSGTEAAVAGGFTTVCAMPNTNPVNDNQAVTEFMLERAKAAGNAHLYPIGAITKRSEGKELAEIGDLRRAGCVAISDDGKPVMNSLVMRRAMEYARAFDVPVVDHCEDLHLSEGGCMNEGVISTELGLPGIPSAAEDVMVARNVSLAELTGARLHLAHISTAGSVRMVREAKARGIKVTAEACPHHFTLTEEVTRGYNTHAKMNPPLRTSADVQAIKDGLRDGTIDVIATDHAPHATQEKQQEFTEAPFGIVGLETALSLTLALVEEGVLTLESAIDKLSTAPAKAFSLNAGTLAVGAPADVAIVDPDRQWEVDPSRFRSKSRNTPFAGWTVKGRVTTTIVSGRVVYELDRPGQPA from the coding sequence ATGAAACTCTTGATTCAAGGCGGTCATGTGATTGATCCCGGACGCGTGAACGGCGTCGCGGATGTGCTGATCGACAACGGCGCCATCGCCGCGGTCGGGCCAAAACTCGCCGTCCCGGCCGGTGCGACGGTCATCCCCGCCGCGGGGCGACTGGTCGTTCCCGGCTTCGTCGATCTCCATGTACACTTTCGTGAACCGGGGTTCGAATATAAGGAAACGATTCAGTCAGGCACGGAAGCAGCCGTGGCCGGCGGTTTCACGACGGTCTGCGCGATGCCGAACACGAACCCCGTGAACGACAATCAGGCCGTCACCGAGTTCATGCTGGAACGGGCAAAAGCCGCCGGCAATGCGCATCTCTATCCGATCGGGGCGATCACGAAACGGTCCGAAGGCAAAGAACTCGCCGAAATCGGCGACCTGCGCCGAGCCGGCTGTGTGGCGATCTCTGATGACGGAAAACCGGTCATGAACAGTCTCGTCATGCGGCGCGCCATGGAATATGCGCGCGCCTTCGACGTGCCGGTCGTCGACCATTGCGAAGACCTGCACCTGTCGGAAGGCGGCTGCATGAACGAAGGCGTCATCTCGACCGAGCTCGGACTTCCGGGTATTCCCTCGGCGGCGGAGGATGTGATGGTCGCGCGGAACGTCTCGCTCGCGGAGTTGACCGGAGCCCGCCTCCATCTGGCGCACATCAGCACCGCAGGATCGGTCCGCATGGTGCGCGAAGCCAAGGCACGCGGAATCAAGGTCACGGCGGAGGCCTGTCCACACCATTTCACCCTCACGGAGGAAGTGACGCGCGGCTACAACACCCACGCGAAAATGAATCCCCCGCTGCGGACGAGTGCGGACGTGCAGGCGATTAAAGATGGACTGCGCGACGGCACGATCGACGTGATTGCGACGGACCATGCCCCACACGCGACGCAGGAGAAACAGCAGGAGTTTACCGAGGCGCCGTTCGGCATCGTCGGTCTGGAAACGGCCTTGTCGCTGACGCTGGCTCTCGTGGAAGAGGGCGTGCTCACGCTGGAATCGGCCATCGACAAACTGTCCACGGCACCCGCGAAGGCCTTTAGCCTCAACGCGGGGACGCTGGCCGTCGGTGCTCCGGCCGACGTGGCCATTGTCGATCCCGACCGCCAATGGGAAGTCGATCCCTCGCGGTTTCGATCGAAGAGCCGTAATACACCCTTTGCGGGCTGGACAGTCAAGGGGCGCGTGACGACCACCATCGTGTCAGGCCGCGTGGTCTACGAACTGGATCGTCCCGGGCAGCCGGCGTAG